CTCCTTCAACCACTACGGGCTCGGGTCGGTCGGCGACTTCCTCTACCGCACCGTCGCCGGCCTGGGTCCGGCCGCCCCCGGCTACCAGGCCCTGCTCCTCGCACCCCGGACGGGCGGCGGGGTGACTTCGGCCTCGGCCTCCTATCGGACGCCGTGCGGGACGGCCGAATGCGGTTGGTCCGTCGCGAACGGGCAGGTGACCCTCGCGGTCACGGTACCCGCCAACGTCACCGCGACCGTGGTCGTGCCCACCTCGCAACCCGGTTCGGTGAGCGCACCCGCCCAGGCCGTTCCTGCGGCTCCGGGCGCCTACTACCTGCCCGCAGGCGGGTACACCTTCACGGCCGCCGTCTGAGCCGAGCGGCCGTGCAGGCGGGTACACCTTCACGGCCGCCGTCTGAGCCGAGCGGCCGGTCCCGGCGCCCCTCACCGGGCGCCGGGACCGGCCGGACCGGTGGCCGCCGCGAGAGGGGCGGTGTTACATAGGCGTATGGCCCGGTTCTGGGGCCGTTCCCGGGCCACCGCGGGCCCCGGTTCCACCGGTGGGGACCGGTCAGTCCCGCGCCCGGAGCGGGATCAGCAGAGTGACCGGCACCCGGACCGGCCGCTTCCGCCTGCGCGTCGCCGGGGGATGTTCGGTCTGGGCAGCGTCGCCGGACAGGTCTTCGTGCTCCAGGTCGTGATCATTCTGGTGCTGGTGCTGGCCGCGGGTATCGAGGTCTTCGTCCAGGCTCAGAACGACACCACGGTGGAGGCCCAGGACCGGTCCCTGGCGGTGGCCCAGACGTTCGCCAACGCTCCCGGAACGGTCGCCGCGATGGAGTCGGCCCACCCCACCGCGCTGCTCCAGCCGCGCGCCGAGGCCACCCGGCTGGCCACCGGCGTGGACTTCGTCGTGGTCACCGACGACCACGGGATCCGCTACACCCACCCGATCCCCAACCGGATCGGAAAGAAGTTCGTGGGCGACATCGGCCCCGCGCTGGCCGGGCAGACGGTCACCGAGACCATCCGGGGCACCATCGGCCCGCTGGTGCAGGCGATCGTCCCGGTCTTCGACAGCCGCCACCGGGTGATCGGCGTGGTCTCCGCAGGCATCACGCTCAGGAAGATCAGCAACATCGCCCAGCACCGGCTGCCGGTCGTCCTCGGGGCCGGCGCCTTGGCCCTGGGGCTCGCCACCGCCGGGTCCTGGCTGGTCGTACGGAGACTGAGGCGCCAGACCCACGGCCTCGGCCCGGCCGAGATGACCCGCATGTACGAGCACCACGACGCGGTGCTGCACGCGGTGCGTGAGGGCGTGCTCATCGTCGGTGACGACCGCCGCATGCTGCTCGCCAACGACGAGGCCTGCCGCCTGCTCGACCTGCCCCTCGCCGAGTACGAAGGCCGGCTCGTCTCCGACCTGGGCCTGGACCACCGGCTGACCGAGCTGCTGGACTCCGGGCACGCCGCCACCGACGAGGTGGTCAGCGCCGGCGAGAGGCTGCTGGTGGTGAACATCCGGACCACCGACCCCGGTGGCGGCCCGTCCGGCGTGGTCGCCACGCTGCGGGACTCCACCGAGCTGCGCGCCCTGTCCGGCAAGGCCGACCAGGCCCGCAAGCGCCTCAAGCTGCTCTACGAGGCCAGCGCCGCCATCGGCACCACGTTGGACGTGACCCGGACGGCCGAGGAGCTGACCGAGGCGGCGGTCCCGAGGTTCGCGGACTTCGTCACCGTCGACCTGGCGGAGCCGCTGCTGCGCGGGGACGAACCCGCCCCCGGCGCGGCGACGAACCTGCGCCGCGCCGCGCTGTACGGCGTCCGGCCGGACATCCCGTTCTTCCCGGTCGGGACGTCCATCCCGTTGCCGCCGGGAACGCCGCACTCCCAGGCCCTCCACGGGCACTCCGTCCTGGAGCCCGCGCTGACCGACCCCGCGTCCGCCTGGAGGCTGACCGACAGCGAGCGGGCCGAGCTGATCGTCGGGCAGGGCATCCACTCCCTGGTCACCGTGCCGCTGCTGGCCCGCGGCACGTTGCTCGGGGTGGCCCACTTCTACCGCTCGGAGAAGCCCGAGCCCTTCGACGCCGACGACCTGTCGGTCGCCGAGGAGCTCGGGGCCCGCACGGCCGTGTGCATCGACAACGCCCGCCGCTTCGCCCGCGAGCACCAGATGGCCGTCACCCTCCAGCAGAGCCTGCTCCCCGGAGGCCTGCCCGCGCAGAGCGCCCTGGACGTCGCCTACCGCTATCTCCCGGCCCACGCGGGCGTCGGCGGTGACTGGTTCGACGTCATCCCTCTGCCCGGCGCCCGGATCGCGCTGGTCGTCGGCGACGTGGTCGGCCACGGCCTGCACGCCGCGGCGACCATGGGCCGCCTGCGCACCGCCGTGCACAACTTCTCGACCCTGGACCTGCCGCCGGACGAGTTGCTCGGCCATCTCGACGTCCTGGTCAACCAGATCGACCAGGACCGCGCGGCCACCGACGGCGAGACCGCCATCACCGGGGCGACCTGCCTGTACGCGATCTACGACCCCGTCTCCCGGCGCTGCAGCATGGCGCGCGCCGGCCACCTGCCGCCCGCTCTGGTGCACCCCGACGGTTCGGTCGAGTTCGTCGACCTGCCCGCCGGGCCGCCGCTCGGGCTGGTGGGCCTGCCCTTCGAGACGGTGGAGCTGGAACTGCCCGAGGACAGCCGCCTGGTGCTCTACACCGACGGCCTGGTGGAGGACCGCGCACGGGACATCGACGTCGGTCTGGACCTGCTGCGCAGTGCACTGGCCCGGCCCCACCGCACCCCGGAGCAGACCTGCCAGGCGGTGCTCGACGCGCTGCTCCCGATCAACCCCACGGACGACGTCGCGCTGCTGGTGGCCCGCACCCGGGTGCTGCCGGTGGACCGGGTGGCGGCCTGGGAGGTCGCGGCCGACCCTGCGGTCGTCGCCGGGATCCGGGCGGGCGTCGCCGAACGGTTGACCGCCTGGGGACTGGACGAACTCGCCTTCACCACCGAACTGGTCGTCAGCGAGCTGGCGACGAACGCGATCCGCTACGCGGCCGGGCCGATCCGGGTCCGGCTGCTGTACGACCGGACCCTGGTCTGCGAGGTCTCCGACGGCAGCAGCACGTCCCCGCACCTCCGGTACGCGGCCACCACCGACGAGGGCGGGCGGGGACTCTTCCTGGTCGCCCAGCTCTCCGAGCGCTGGGGCACCCGGTACACCCCCGAGGGCAAGGTGATCTGGTCCGAGCAGGCCCTGCCGTGACGGCCTCGCGCAGCGGCGCCGTTCTCGCTTCGGGACGGTGTCACCGTGGCGCGGGGCCGAGGAGTCTGTCGACGAGGTGCTCGGGGTAGCCGGTGGCGGGCGGGTCGATGCCGAAGATCGCCCGGACGTAGAGCGGCGCGAGGAGCTGGTCGAAGATCTCCTCCAGGGGTGGGGGGCTCTCGCCCCTGGCGGCGGCCCGTTCGCGGATGCTCTCGATGGAGCGGACCCGGCGCTGGAAGTGCTCGGTGCGTTCGGCCTGCGCGTCGGCCCCGGCGGGCATCGAGAGGGCGACGGCCCGGATGAGCATGCGGCCCTCGGAGGTGCGGATGCTGTCCACCCCGGCCCGCACCCAGGCGGTGAGGTCCCCGCGCAGGGATCCGGTGTCGTTCAACGGCGAGTCCCGTTCCAGGCGGGTGGTGACCACGTCGGCGAGGAGTGCCTCGCGGCTGCCCCAACGCCGGTAGATGCTCGTGTGGTTCACCCCGGCGCGCTGGGCGATCGCGGGGATGGTGGGCTCGGCGCCGTCGGGATCGGCCAGCAGCTCGACGACGGCCTGGTGGACGGCCGCGCGGACCTGCTCGGGGCTCTTGCGGAGGCGTTCGGCCGATGGTTTCGGGGTCACCTCCCCATCGTAGCCGACAAGCACAGATATTTACTTAGTGGCGGCCCGGGGGCTACAGTCGTCCACACAAGCACAGATCTGTGCTTAGCCGGAAGGGGAGATCCGATGAAGCAGTTGCTGTTCCCGAACAACACCCAGTTCTGGTACGAGACCCTGCGCTCGATGAGCCACATCGCCTACGGGGGCGCCGACTTCGGCGAGGTCGTCACCACCTGTGCGCGCATCACGGAGGGCGACTACGACAGCTGGCACACGGAGTGGCTCGCCACCGCCGACCGCGTGTCCGGCGAGGCCGAGAAGGCCCTGGAGGCGGGCCACCGGATCAGCGCCAGGGACGGGTTCCTGCGGGCCTCGAACTACTACCGCTCCGCGGAGTTCTTCCTCCACGGGCACCCCTGCGACCCGCGCCACGACCACGCCTACGACCGCAGCGTCGCCTGCTTCCGGGCGGCGGCGGCACTGTTCACGCCCGTCATCGAACCGGTGGCCATCCCCTACGAGGGCACGACCCTGCCGGGCTACCTCTACCGCGCCGACACCACCGGCACGCCCCGCCCGACCCTGATCATGCACTCGGGCTTCGACGGCACCGCCGAGGAACTCCACTTCAGCGGCGCACTCGCCGCCGTGGAACGCGGCTACACCGTGCTGACCTTCGACGGCCCCGGGCAGCCGGGCCCGCGCCACCACCAGGGTCTGGTCTTCCGCCCGGACTGGGAGCACGTCATCACCCCCGTCGTCGACTTCGCCGAGAGCCTCCCGGAGGTCGACAACAGCCGCATCGCCCTGTTCGGCTCCAGCATGGGCGGCGTCCTCGCCCCCAGGGCCGCCGCCTTCGAACACCGCCTGGC
This genomic interval from Streptacidiphilus rugosus AM-16 contains the following:
- a CDS encoding TetR/AcrR family transcriptional regulator → MTPKPSAERLRKSPEQVRAAVHQAVVELLADPDGAEPTIPAIAQRAGVNHTSIYRRWGSREALLADVVTTRLERDSPLNDTGSLRGDLTAWVRAGVDSIRTSEGRMLIRAVALSMPAGADAQAERTEHFQRRVRSIESIRERAAARGESPPPLEEIFDQLLAPLYVRAIFGIDPPATGYPEHLVDRLLGPAPR
- a CDS encoding SpoIIE family protein phosphatase codes for the protein MARFWGRSRATAGPGSTGGDRSVPRPERDQQSDRHPDRPLPPARRRGMFGLGSVAGQVFVLQVVIILVLVLAAGIEVFVQAQNDTTVEAQDRSLAVAQTFANAPGTVAAMESAHPTALLQPRAEATRLATGVDFVVVTDDHGIRYTHPIPNRIGKKFVGDIGPALAGQTVTETIRGTIGPLVQAIVPVFDSRHRVIGVVSAGITLRKISNIAQHRLPVVLGAGALALGLATAGSWLVVRRLRRQTHGLGPAEMTRMYEHHDAVLHAVREGVLIVGDDRRMLLANDEACRLLDLPLAEYEGRLVSDLGLDHRLTELLDSGHAATDEVVSAGERLLVVNIRTTDPGGGPSGVVATLRDSTELRALSGKADQARKRLKLLYEASAAIGTTLDVTRTAEELTEAAVPRFADFVTVDLAEPLLRGDEPAPGAATNLRRAALYGVRPDIPFFPVGTSIPLPPGTPHSQALHGHSVLEPALTDPASAWRLTDSERAELIVGQGIHSLVTVPLLARGTLLGVAHFYRSEKPEPFDADDLSVAEELGARTAVCIDNARRFAREHQMAVTLQQSLLPGGLPAQSALDVAYRYLPAHAGVGGDWFDVIPLPGARIALVVGDVVGHGLHAAATMGRLRTAVHNFSTLDLPPDELLGHLDVLVNQIDQDRAATDGETAITGATCLYAIYDPVSRRCSMARAGHLPPALVHPDGSVEFVDLPAGPPLGLVGLPFETVELELPEDSRLVLYTDGLVEDRARDIDVGLDLLRSALARPHRTPEQTCQAVLDALLPINPTDDVALLVARTRVLPVDRVAAWEVAADPAVVAGIRAGVAERLTAWGLDELAFTTELVVSELATNAIRYAAGPIRVRLLYDRTLVCEVSDGSSTSPHLRYAATTDEGGRGLFLVAQLSERWGTRYTPEGKVIWSEQALP
- a CDS encoding alpha/beta hydrolase family protein, which codes for MKQLLFPNNTQFWYETLRSMSHIAYGGADFGEVVTTCARITEGDYDSWHTEWLATADRVSGEAEKALEAGHRISARDGFLRASNYYRSAEFFLHGHPCDPRHDHAYDRSVACFRAAAALFTPVIEPVAIPYEGTTLPGYLYRADTTGTPRPTLIMHSGFDGTAEELHFSGALAAVERGYTVLTFDGPGQPGPRHHQGLVFRPDWEHVITPVVDFAESLPEVDNSRIALFGSSMGGVLAPRAAAFEHRLAAVIAVDGVFDLGQISVRNIPGAREEAERLLRAADAPELDAAFDRLIAQDATARWAINHGMYVLGVDTPRAFSAAYLDYTLDHGVAELIRCPTLVCDAAEDEFFKGQPEQLHDRLTCPKTLMLFTAEEGAGAHCHPGAMRLALARIYDWLDDTLAVGKA